One Helicobacter pylori genomic window, TTTCATTGTTTTGATGCGACTTCCAGTTTTAGGCTTTTGCAGGTGTTAAACGATGAGGTGAGCGATGCGTTTTTAATCATACAAGATTTTAAAGAGCAACGCATCATCCATAAAATCATTCAAACCCATTTCAAACGCATGCGCGTGGTTTTGAGCGTGAAAAAAGATGGTGAAAAAACTTTAGAAAATAATGAAGAAAATAAAGATGAAAAGCTTATTTTGATTGATGAATTTGAAGTTTTAGCCAATAAATTCATTTCTCGTTTGCCTAATATCCCTAGCACCCCTAGAGAGTTTGGGTTAGGCAAGGGCGAGATCATGGAGATTGATGTGCCTTTTGGGAGTATTTTTGCTTACAGACACATTGGCTCTATCAGGCAAAAAGAATACAGGATTGTAGGGCTTTATCGCAACGATGTTTTGTTGCTCTCCACTAAATCTTTGGTTATCCAGCCACGAGACATTCTTTTAGTGGCGGGCAATCCGGAAATTTTAAACGCGGTGTATCTTCAAGTCAAAAGCAATGTGGGGCAGTTCCCAGCCCCTTTTGGTAAGAGCATTTATTTATACATTGATATGCGTTTGCAGAACAGAAAAGCGATGATGCGCGATGTGTATCAAGCCTTGTTTTTGCACAAACATTTAAAGAGCTACAAGCTCTACATTCAGGTTTTACACCCCACTAGCCCTAAGTTTTACCATAAATTTTTATCGCTAGAAACCGAAAGCATTGAAGTGAATTTTGATTTTTACAGGAAAAGTTTTATCCAAAAACTCCATGAAGACCACCAGAAAAAAATGGGCCTAATCGTGGTAGGCAGAGAGCTTTTTTTATCTAAAAAACACCGAAAAGCCTTGTATAAAACAGCCACCCCGGTTTATAAAACCAACACTTTTGGCTTGTCTAAAACCTCTCAAAGCGTGGTGGTTTTGAATGAAAGCTTGGATATTAATGAGGACATGTCTTCAGTGATTTTTGATGTGTCTATGCAAATGGATTTGGGCTTGTTGCTTTATGATTTTGACCCTAACAGGCGCTATAAAAACGAGATTGTCAATCATTATGAAAATTTAGCCAACACGCTCAACCGCAAGATTGAGATTTTTCAAACCGATATTAAAAATCCTATCATGTATCTCAATTCTTTAAGAAATCCCATTTTGCATTTCATGCCTTTTGAAGAGTGCATCACGCACACGCGCTTTTGGTGGTTTTTATCCACTAAAGTGGAAAAATTAGCGTTTTTAAACGATGATAACCCTCAAATTTTTATCCCTGTAGCGGAGTGAAAGAATGCAAGAAATTTTAATCCCTTTAAAAGAAAAAAGCTATAAAGTGTTTTTGGGGGAACTGCCTGAAATAAAATTGAAACAAAAAGCCCTCATCATTAGCGATAGCATCGTGGCCGGGTTGCATTTATCGTATTTATTAAAGCACTTGAAAGCCTTAGAAGTCAGAGTGTGCGTGATAGAGTCCGGAGAAAAATACAAGAATCTTAATTCACTAGAGCGCATTTTAAACAACGCCTTTGAAATGCAATTAAACCGCCATTCTTTAATGATAGCCCTTGGTGGGGGAGTGATAAGCGATATGGTGGGGTTTGCGAGCAGTATTTATTTTAGGGGGATTGATTTTATTAATATCCCTACGACTTTGCTCGCTCAAGTGGATGCGAGCGTGGGGGGGAAAACAGGGATCAATACGCCTTATGGCAAGAATTTAATCGGATCGTTCCACCAGCCTAGAGCGGTTTATATTGATTTGTCTTTTTTAAAAACCCTTGAAAAAAGGGAATTTCAAGCAGGGGTGGCTGAAATCATTAAAATGGCGGTGTGTTTTGATAAAAACTTGGTAGAAAGATTGGAAACAAAGGATTTAAAAGATTGTTTAGAAGAAGTGGTTTTCCAAAGCGTCAGTATCAAAGCTCAAGTCGTTGTTCAAGATGAAAAAGAGCAAAACATCAGGGCTGGGTTGAACTATGGGCATACCTTTGGGCATGCGATAGAAAAAGAGACTGATTATGAGCGATTTTTGCATGGCGAAGCGATCGCTATTGGCATGCGCATGGCTAATGATTTAGCCCTTTCTTTAGGCATGCTCACTCTAAAAGAATACGAACGCATAGAAAATTTATTGAAAAAATTTGATTTGGTATTCCATTACCAAATCCTTGATCTTCAAAAATTTTACGAACGCTTGTTTTTAGACAAAAAAAGCGAGGATAAGACAATCAAATTCATTCTGCCCAAAGGCATTGGAGCGTTTGAGGTTGCCTCTCATATCCCTAAAGAAACGATTTTAAAGGTGTTAGAAAAATGGCATTAAGGGTATTATTATTCTTTTGTTTTTTGTTTTTACAAGCAGAAGATAAAAGCCAAGAGCTATTGTCCATACAAAAACAAATGGCTTTGGTGGATAAAAAACTCGCCAAAGACGATAATGTGTGGTTGAAAAAATTTGAAAACTATAAGATTTACAATCAAATTTATACCGAAAAAGAGAGCGTGAGGCAGGAATTAAGGCGCTTAAAAAACAAAAAAAGCAAGGATTTATTAAAGATTAGCACCTTAGAGCATACCCTAAAGGCTTTAGAGTCCCAGCAAAAAATGTTTGAAAGCTATGGGGTCAATCCTTTTAAGGATTTGATAGAGCGCCCCAATATCCCCAATATCCCTAATATCGCTAACCCTATTGCGATCATTGATGGCATTTCTTTCATTAAGAGCATGCGTTTAAAGCATGAAAGTCTCAAAAGCAATCAGACTGCTTTAGAAGAAGTTTTAAAGCTTTTAGATCAAAAACACCAGCTTTTAAATCAGTGGCACGCCTTGGATAAAAGCGCGAAATTGAGCGATGAAATTTATCAAACTCAAGCCAAACGCTTAGAATTGCAAGGGGCTCAAAACATTTTAAAAACCACGATTGGGATTTTCCAAAAAGACAGCGATGAGGCTATAAGCATTGTCAAATCTCAAGTTAAAAACCAGCTTTTTAAATTGGTTTATGTGTTTTTAGCAGCCCTTTTGAGCGTGGTGTTTGCGTGGATTTTAAAAATCATTTCCAGTAAATACATTGAAAATAATGAGCGCGTCTATACCGTGAATAAAGCCATTAACTTCGTGAATGTGAGCGTGATCATTTTAATCTTTCTTTTTTCTTATTTAGAAAACGTTACTTATTTGGTCACGGTTTTAGGCTTTGCGAGCGCGGGCTTAGCGATTGCGATGAAGGATTTGTTCATGAGCTTGCTTGGGTGGTTTATCATTTTGATTGGGGGGAGCGTGCATGTGGGCGATAGGGTGCGTATCGCTAAGGGGACGGATATTTTTATTGGCGATGTGTTGGATATTTCTATGTTGCACATTACGATTTTAGAAGATGTAACCTTTACCACTTACACGAACAACAGGAGAGCGGGCCGAATTATTTTTGTGCCTAATAATTATATTTTCACCACCATGTTTGCTAATTACAGCCATTTTGGGATGAAAACGGTTTGGGATGGCGTGGATTTTTGCGTTACATTTGATTCTGATTTTAAAAAAGCGTCTAAAATTGCACTCAATATCGCTACAGAATTGTCTAAAGAATACACGGATATTACCTACAAACAGCTCAATAAAATGCGCGACCGGTATTCTTTAAGGAGTTTGAGCGTCAAGCCTCGATGCTTTTTGATGCCTGAAAATAACGGGATAAAAATTTCGGTGTGGTATCAAACCAATTCGTATGCAACCATGTCTTTAAGGAGCAAGATTGTGGCTGAAATCGTTGAAGCCTTTTTGAAAGAAGAAAATATCCATATCGCTTATACGACCAGCAAGCTGCTTAAAGTGGATGCTGATGCTCTAGGCGATGGTTTTGGGAATAAAAGGGAACAAAAATGAAAAAAGTCTATTTCAAAACTTTTGGGTGCAGGACGAATCTTTTTGACACGCAAGTGATGGGCGAGAATTTGAAACATTTTAGCGCGACCTTAGAAGAACAAGAAGCCGATATTATTGTGATCAATTCTTGCACCGTGACCAATGGGGCTGATAGCGCAGTAAGGAGTTACGCTAAAAAAATGGCGCGATTGGATAAGGAAGTGCTATTTACCGGCTGTGGGGTGAAAACCCAAGGCAAAGAGCTTTTTGAAAAAGGGCTTTTAAAGGGCGTTTTTGGGCATGACAATAAAGAAAAGATTAACGCGCTTTTACAAGAAAAAAAGCGTTTTTTTATAGATGACAATTTAGAAAACAAGCACTTAGACACCACGATGGTGAGCGAGTTTGTGGGAAAAACTAGGGCGTTTATCAAGATCCAAGAAGGCTGTGATTTTGATTGCAATTATTGCATTATCCCAAGCGTGAGAGGGAGGGCTAGGAGTTTTGAAGAGAGGAAAATTTTAGAGCAAGTGGGTCTTTTATGCTCTAAAGGCGTTCAAGAAGTGGTTTTAACCGGCACCAATGTGGGGAGCTATGGGAAAGATAGAGGAAGCAATATCGCAAGGTTGATTAAAAAATTAAGCCAGATTAACGGATTAAAACGCATAAGGATTGGGAGCTTAGAACCTAATCAAATCAACGATGAATTTTTAGAGCTTTTAGAAGAGGATTTTTTAGAAAAACATTTGCATATCGCTTTACAGCACAGCCATGATCTCATGCTAGAGAGGATGAATCGAAGAAACCGCACTAAAAGCGATAGGGAATTATTAGAGGTAATCGCTTCTAAGAATTTTGCTATTGGCACGGATTTTATTGTGGGGCATCCGGGCGAGAGCGGAAGCGTTTTTGAAAAAGCGTTTAAAAATTTAGAAAGCTTGCCTTTAACGCACATCCACCCTTTTATTTACAGCAAACGAAAAGACACCCCCTCTAGCTTGATGACTGATAGCGTGAGTTTGGAAGATTCTAAAAAGCGTTTGAATGCGATTAAAGATCTGATTTTTCATAAAAATAAGGCGTTCAGGCAATTGCAATTCAAGCTCAACACGCCCCTAAAAGCCCTAGTGGAAGCGCAAAAAGATGGCGAATTTAAAGCCTTAGATCAATTTTTTAACCCCATTAAAATCAAAAGCGATAAGCCTTTAAGGGCCAGTTTTTTAGAAATCAAAGAGTATGAAATTAAGGAGAGGGAAAACCATGCCGTTTTCTAAATTTTTAGAAAACCTCACCGCTCCCTTTAAACGCATCAAAAACCGCTCGCTTGTTTTGGCGTTAGGGTTTTTGATCCTTACTTTTTGCTTGCTTCTTTTTTTAATTTTAAGCGATGTTTCTAGGCTCATATCGGGTAAGGACTTTTTTTATGTGATCCAATCCCACCCTAAGCAAACTCTAATTGAAGATGAAAATTATTTTTATGCCAATAAAGGACTTTATAAAACCAACAAAGAAGCCTTTTTAAGAGCCTATAAAATCCCAGAAAGCATACCCATAGAAAGACGAGAAAATTTAAGCAAGGTTTCTAAAATCTTTTTAGCGTTGCTTTTTTTCATTTCTAGCATGCTTTTTGGGATCTTTTGGCGTTTGCCTAAACGATTGGATACTAAAATGAGTTTAGAAAGCGCATCTAAAAACGAATTAGAAAATGCATTCCAGCGATACGATGCGCTAGGGGTGCGTTTTGAAGATATTGCAGGGGTGGATGAAGTTAAAGAAGAATTATTAGAAGTGATAGACTATTTAAAAAACCCTAAAAAATACCAGGATTTAGGGATTTTTCTCCCTAAGGGCGTGCTTTTAATCGGGCCTCCTGGAGTGGGGAAAACCATGATCGCTAAAGCCTTAGCGAGTGAAGCCAGAGTGCCGTTTTTTTATGAAAGCGGGAGCGCGTTTTCTCAAATTTATGTGGGGGCTGGGGCTAAAAAAGTGCATGAACTTTTCATGCATGCTAAAAGGCATGCCCCCTCTATTATTTTTATTGATGAAATTGACGCTTTGGGTAAGGCTAGGGGAGGGCATAGGAGCGATGAAAGAGAGGCCACGCTCAATCAGCTTTTAACCGAAATGGATGGGTTTTTGCAAAACGATGAGGTGGTGGTGATAGGAGCGACTAACCAAATGGAAGTGATGGATGAAGCGCTATTAAGGAGCAAACGATTTGATCGGCGCATTTTCATTTCTTTACCGGATTTACTAGAAAGACAGAGCATTTTAGAAAAGCTTTTAGAAAACAAAAAGCATGCGCTCAATTACCTTAAGATCGCTAAAATTTGCGTGGGTTTTAGCGGGGCGATGTTAGCGACTTTAATCAATGAAAGCGCTCTAAACGCCCTAAAACACCAACGAACCGAAATCACTGAGAGCGACATTTTAGAAGTGAAAGACAAGATCGCTTACGGCAAGAAAAAGCCCCAAACTTTAGACGAAAACCAAAAGGAATTAGTCGCTTTGTATCAAAGCGCGAAAGCCTTGAGCGCGTATTGGCTAGAAATTGAATTTGATAAAGCGCCAATATTAGGGGAATTTATCGCCTTTAATGAAAATAAAATCCACAGCGAGAGCGAGATTAAAAATTACATTAAAGTGTATTTGAGCGGGACGATTGTTTTAGAGTTGCTTTATAAAGAGCGTTATAGTTTGTCTAAACAAGACTTGCAAAAAGCGAAATTTTTGAATGAATTTATGGCTAGTGAGCTTCTTTTAGCCCCTACAAAAGAGTCTTTAAGCGTTCTTTATGAAGAGCAATTGGAGTTTTTAAAGCCGCAAATTGCAGCTTGCAAGCGATTAAGCGTTCTGTTATTAGAGCAAGAATGTTTAGAACATTCTAATTTGTATGATTTGTTGAACGGGTGAAAATGCGTTTTTTTAGTGGTTTTGGGTTCGTTAATGAAAGCGTTTTGTTTGAAGAGTGGCTTTTAAAAGGGGCTTATGATGTGTCAGGCTTCTCTATGGGGGCGATTAAGGCGATAGAATACGCTTATAATGAAATCTTACAACAGCGGCGCATCAATTCTTTGTTATTGTTTTCGCCTTGCATGTTAGCGCATAAGAGTTTGGCGTTCAAACGCTTGCAACTTTCTTCGTTTCAAAAAGATCCGCAAAGCTACATGGACAACTTTTATCAAGCCGTGGGATTGAGCGTTCAATTGGAGCGTTTTAAAAAAATGGGTTCTTTAGAAGAATTAGAATTTTTATTGGATTACAAGTATAGTGATCCTACAATTAGATTTTTATTGGAAAAGGGCGTGAAGATTGAAGTGTTTATCGGTTTAAAAGATAAAATCACTGACATTCAAGCCCTTTTAGAATTTTTTATTCCTTTAGTTCAAGTGTGGCAGTTTAAAGACTATAACCATTTGTTGCAAAAATCTTAAAAAAGGTGGAAGATGAAAAAATTTGGTTTAGGGGTGTATTTGCTTCTTTTAGGTATTTTGGGCGGTTCTTTGATCACTTTAGGGGTGATAGTCGCGCCCATTGTTTTCAAAGCTTCAAGCATTTTACCTGAATTGAATCTAACTCCCTTTGAGAGCGGGAAACTCATGTCGCAAATCTTTGTGCGTTTCAATTTTCTTTTAGGCGCGATCGGTTTTGTGGTGTTACTTTATGAAATCATTTCATTTATCTACTCTAAAAGATCGTTCGTGTATTTGATCCTTGGCGTGGCGATAGGGGCGTTGTGTTTGCTCTTTGTTTTTTATTACACGCCTTATATTTTAAACGCGCAAAAGGTGGGCGAAGTTGCGCTTCAAAGCGCTGAATTTGCCCGCTCGCACGCTCAAAGCGAATGGCTGTTTAAGGAATTGCTTGTGCTGGTGTGCGCTTTGTTTTTTTGGCGTTTGTTTGGGAAAAATGCGGTTTGATTTAAAGGGGAGGATTTACTATCTAGGAAATGAGAGGGTAGCATTTAATGAAAAAGTTTAAAAAGAAACCAAAAAAGATAACACGCAAGCAAAAAACAATTTTAAAGCGTCCTTTATGGCTCGCACCTTTACTCATCAGCGGGTTTGCTAGTGGGGTGTATGCGGATGGAACGAATATTTTAGGGCTTAGTTGGGGGGAAAAAAGCCAAAAGGTATGCGTGCATCGTCCATGGTATGCTACATGGAGTTGCGACAAATGGGAGGAAAAAACCCAACAATACACAGGAAACCAACTCGTCACAAAAACTTGGGCAGGGGGTAATGCGGCTAATTACTACCACACTCAAAACAACCAAAACATCACAGCCAATTTAAAAAATGATAACGGCACTTATTTTTTAAGCGGTCTGTATAACTACACCGGAGGGGAAAATAATGGGGGGAATTTAGACATTGAATTAGGCAGTAACGCTACTTTTGATTTGGGCGCTCATAGTGGGAATAGCTTCACTTCTTGGTATCCTAATGGGCATACTAATGTTACTTTTAGCGCTGGGACTATCAATGTGAATAACAGCGTGGAAGTGGGCAATCGTGTGGGATCGGGAGCTGGCACGCACACCGGCACAGCCACTTTAAACTTGAACGCTAATAAGGTTACTATCAATTCTAATATCAGCACGTATAAAACTTCGCAAGTGAATATAGGCAATACTAACAGCGCCATTACCATTAATTCGGTTTCTTTAAGTGGGGATACTTGCAGTTCTTTAGCTAGCGTTGGGATAGGGGCTAATTGCTCCACTTCTGGGCCTAGCTATTCTTTTAAAGGGACGACTAACGCTACTAACACGACTTTTAGTAATGCAAGCGGCAGTTTCACTTTTGAAGAGAACGCCACTTTTAGCGGGGCGAAATTAAATGGGGGGGCATTCACTTTCAATAAAGAGTTTAGCGCTACCAATAACACCGCTTTTAATAGCGGTAGTTTCACTTTTAAAGGTGCAAGCTCTTTTAATAACGCTACTTTTAGTAACGCTACATACACTTTTGACAATCAAGCCACTTTTCAAAACAGCTCCTTTAATGGGGGGACTTTTACTTTTAATAACCAAACTAATCCAGCTAACAGCGCTCAGCACCCCCAAATTCAAAACAGCTCTTTTAGTGGTAACGCTACCACTCTTAAGGGTTCTGCGACTTTTGAGCAAGCCTTTAACAATTCAAACCACCAACTAACGATCCAAAACGCCTCTTTTAATAACGCCAATTTTAACAATACCGGTAAAATCACCATTAATGAGGGCGCGAGTTTTAACAGCACGACATTCAACACCTCTGTTGATACAAACAACATGAGTGTTACCGGTGGCGTTACTTTAAGCGGTAAAAATGACTTGAAAAATGGCTCAACCCTTGATTTTGGGAGTTCTAAAATCACTCTCACTCAAGGGACGACTTTCAATCTTACAAGTTTAGGGGATAAAAATAGCGTAACGATTTTAAATTCTAGCGGTGGGATCACTTATAATCATCTTTTAAACCATGCACTCAACAGCCTGACAAACGCCTTAAAAACGAATGAAAGCTCTTCAAAGCCGCAAAGTTTCGCTCAAGGCTTGTGGGATATGATCACTTACAATGGGGTTACCGGACAGCTTTTGAGCGGAAACGCTACAACCTCTAAAAACACTGACTCTTCGCCCCCTAAATCCTCTTCAAACTCTACGCAAGTCTATCAAGTGGGCTATAAAATAGGGGATACTATCTACAAACTGCAAGAAACTTTCAGCCATAATTCCATCATTATCCAGGCTTTAGAGAGCGGAACTTACACGCCACCCCCTACAATCAGCGGATCACAATTTGACTTATCCGCTTCAAATTATATCAATTCTGACATGCCTTGGTATGATCATAAATATTACATCCCCAAATCCCAAAATTTTACAGAGAACGGGACTTATTACTTGCCGAGCGTTCAAATATGGGGGAGCTACACTAACTCGTTTAAACAGACCTTTAGCGCGAGTAATAGCAATCTGGTGATTGGGTATAACTCAACATGGACTGGAAATAGCGTTTCTTCTAGCGACACGGTGTCTTTTGGGGACACTTCAGGGAGCGTTCTTAATGGGCATTGTGGGCCTTGGCCCTATTACCAATGCACAGGCACGACTAACGGCACTTATAGCGCTTATCATGTCTATATCACAGCGAATCTGCGTTCTGGCAATCGTGTAGGCACGGGTGGGGCAGCCAATCTGGTTTTTAATGGGGTAGATAGTATCAATATCGCTAACGCTACTATCACGCAGCATAACGCCGGGGCTTATTCAAGCTCCATGACTTTTTCCACGCAAAACATGGATAGTTCGCAGAATTTGAATGGTCTAAACGCTAACGGCAAACTTTCAGTGTATGGCGCAACTTTCACTAACCAAGCCAAAGACGGGAAATTCACTTTCAATGCAGGGCAAGCGACTTTTGAAAACACCAACTTTAATGGAGGGAGTTACCAATTCAGCGGCGATAGCTTGAATTTTTCAAATAACAACCAGTTCAACAGCGGTTCGTTTGAGATTAGCGCAAAAAACGCTTCGTTCAATAACGCTAATTTTAACAATAGTGCTTCTTTTAATTTCAATAATTCTAGCGCGACCACTTCGTTTATAGGGGATTTCACTAACGCTAATTCAAATTTGCAAATCGCCGGGAACGCTGTTTTTGGGAACTCTACTAATGACTCTCAAAATACAGCTAATTTTAATAATACCGGCTCTGTTAATATTGCAGGGAATGCAACTTTTGATAACGTGGCTTTTAATGGCCCTACGAATACGAGCGTGAAAGGGCAAGTTACTCTCAATAACATCACTTTAAAAAACCTGAACGCTCCTTTGTCTTTTGGCGATGGAACGATTGCTTTTAGCGCTCATTCGGTGATTAATATTGGTGAAGCTATCACAAATGGCAACCCTATCACCCTTGTAAGCTCTTCTAAAGAAATTGAATACAACAACGCTTTTAGTAAAAATCTATGGCAGCTTATCAACTACCAAGGGCATGGGGCTAGCAGTGAAAAGCTCGTTTCTAGTGCGGGTAATGGTATTTATGATGTGGTGTATTCTTTCAATAACCAAACCTACAATTTCCAAGAGGTTTTTTCACCCAACAGCATTTCTATCCGGCGTTTGGGCGTTGGCATGGTGTTTGATTATGTGGATATGGAAAAATCGGATCGTTTGTGTTATCAAAACGCTCTCGGTTTTATGACCTACATGCCTAACAGCTATAACAATAATTTAGGGAATCCAAACAACACCATTTACTATTACGACAACAGCATTGATTTTTATGCGAGCGGGAAAACTCTATTCACTAAAGCGGAATTTTCTCAAACGTTCACCGGGCAAAACAGCACGATCGTTTTTGGGGCTAAAAATATATGGACGAGCGTAAGCGATGCACCACAATCTAATGTGATCATTCGCTTTGGGGACAATAAGGGAGCAGGGAGCAATGATGCGAGCGGGCATTGCTGGAATTTGCAATGCATAGGTTTTATTACAGGGCATTATGAAGCGCAAAAGATTTACATCACCGGTAGCATTGAAAGCGGGAATCGCATTTCTAGCGGTGGGGGCGCGAACCTTAATTTTAACGGGCTTCAAGGCATTCTTTTAACGAACGCGACTTTGTATAACCGCGCTGCTGGCACGCAAAGCTCTTCTATGAATTTTGTTTCTAACAGCGCGAACATTCAGGCTCAAAACTCCTATTTTATAGACGATACCGCACAAAATAAAGGCAACCCTAATTTTAGTTTCAACGCTTTGAATCTGGATTTTTCTAACAGCTCTTTTAGAGGCTATGTGGGGCAAACGCAATCTGTTTTTAAATTCAATGCCGTTAATGCGATCAGTTTCACTAACAGCTCTAATTTAAGCTCTGGTTTGTATCAAATGCAAGCTAAAAGCGTGTTGTTTGACAATTCCAATTTAAGCGTTTCAGTGGGGACAAGCAGCATTAAAGCCAATGCGATCAGTCTTTCTCAAAACGCCTCAATCAATGCGAGTAACCATTCAACCTTGGATCTTCAAGGCGATTTGAATTTGAACGACACCAGCTTGCTCAACCTCAACCAAAGCACCATTAATGTTTCTAACAATGCCACGATCAACGATTATGCGAGCTTGATTGCGAGTAATGGCTCTCACCTTAATTTTAACGGGGCGGTCCATTTCAATTCAGCGAATATTACTACGAGTTTGAGTGATTCCTCTATCGTGTTTAAGGGAGCGGTCTCTTTAGGAGGGCAGTTTAATTTAAGCAATAACTCTTCTTTAGATTTTCAAGGCTCTAGCGCTATCACCTCTAACACGGCGTTTAATTTCTATGATAACGCTTTTTCTCAAAGCCTCATCACTTTCCATCAAGCCCTTGACATTAAAGCACCCTTAAGTTTGGGAGGCAACCTCTTAAACCCTAACAACAACAGCGTGCTGAATTTAAAAAACAGCCAGCTTGTTTTTAGCGATCAAGGGAGCTTGAATATCGCTAACATTGATTTACTAAGCGATCTGAACGGTAATAAAAATCGTGCGTATAACATCATTCAAGCGGACATGAATAATAATTGGTATGAGCGTATCAACTTCTTTGGCATGCGCATCAATGATGGGATTTATGATGCTAAAAACCAAACTTATAGTTTCACTAACCCTCTCAATAACGCTCTAAAAATCACCGAGAGCTTTAAAGACAACCAACTAAGCGTTACGCTCTCTCAAATCCCGGGCATTAAAAACACGCTCTATAACATTGGCTCTGAAATCTTTAACTACCAAAAAGTTTATAACAACGCTAATGGTGTGTATTCTTATAGCGATGACGCACAAGGCGTGTTTTACCTCACTAGCAATGTGAAAGGCTATTATAACCCCAACCAATCCTATCAAGCTAACGGCAGTAACAACACTACGAAAAATAACAATCTAACCTCTGAATCTTCTGTCATTTCGCAAACCTATAACGCGCAAGGCAACCCTATTAGCGCGTTGCACATCTATAACAAGGGCTATAATTTCAGTAATATCAAGGCGTTAGGGCAAATGGCTCTCAAACTCTACCCTGAAATCAAAAAGATATTAGGGAATGATTTTTCGCTTTCAAGTTTGAGCGATTTAAAAGGCGATGCTCTAAACCAGCTTACCAAACTCATCACGCCTAGCGATTGGAAAAACATTAACGAGTTGATTGATAACGCAAACAATTCAGTCGTGCAAAATTTCAATAACGGTGCTTTGATTGTAGGAGCGACTAAAATAGGGCAAACAGACACTAATAGCGCGGTGGTTTTTGGGGGATTAGGCTATCAAAAGCCTTGCGATTACACTGATATTGTGTGCCAAAAATTTAGAGGCACTTATTTAGGGCAGCTTTTGGAGTCTAGCTCGGCTGATTTGGGCTATATTGACACGACTTTTAACGCTAAAGAAATTTATCTTACCGGCACTTTAGGGAGTGGGAACGCATGGGGGACTGGGGGGAGCGCTAGCGTAACTTTTAACAGCCAAACTTCGCTCATTCTCAACCAGGCTAATATCGTAAGCTCGCAAACCGATGGGATTTTTAGCATGCTAGGGCAAGAGGGTATTAATAAGGTTTTCAATCAAGCCGGGCTCGCTAATATTTTGGGCGAAGTGGCGGTGCAATCCATTAATAAAGCCGGGGGATTAGGGAATTTGATAGTAAATACGCTAGGGAGTGATAGCGTGATTGGGGGGTATTTAACGCCTGAACAAAAAAATCAAACCCTAAGCCAGCTTTTAGGGCAGAATAATTTTGATAACCTCATGAATGATAGCGGTTTGAATACAGCGATTAAGGATTTGATCAGACAAAAATTAGGCTTTTGGACCGGGCTAGTGGGGGGATTAGCCGGACTAGGGGGCATTGATTTGCAAAACCCTGAAAAGCTGATAGGGAGCATGTCCATCAATGATTTATTGAGTAAAAAAGGGTTGTTCAATCAGATCACCGGCTTTATTTCCGCTAACGATATAGGGCAAGTCATAAGCGTGATGTTGCAAGATATTGTCAAACCGAGCAACGCTTTAAAAAACGATGTAGCCGCTTTAGGCAAGCAAATGATTGGCGAATTTTTAGGCCAAGACACGCTC contains:
- a CDS encoding AAA family ATPase → MPFSKFLENLTAPFKRIKNRSLVLALGFLILTFCLLLFLILSDVSRLISGKDFFYVIQSHPKQTLIEDENYFYANKGLYKTNKEAFLRAYKIPESIPIERRENLSKVSKIFLALLFFISSMLFGIFWRLPKRLDTKMSLESASKNELENAFQRYDALGVRFEDIAGVDEVKEELLEVIDYLKNPKKYQDLGIFLPKGVLLIGPPGVGKTMIAKALASEARVPFFYESGSAFSQIYVGAGAKKVHELFMHAKRHAPSIIFIDEIDALGKARGGHRSDEREATLNQLLTEMDGFLQNDEVVVIGATNQMEVMDEALLRSKRFDRRIFISLPDLLERQSILEKLLENKKHALNYLKIAKICVGFSGAMLATLINESALNALKHQRTEITESDILEVKDKIAYGKKKPQTLDENQKELVALYQSAKALSAYWLEIEFDKAPILGEFIAFNENKIHSESEIKNYIKVYLSGTIVLELLYKERYSLSKQDLQKAKFLNEFMASELLLAPTKESLSVLYEEQLEFLKPQIAACKRLSVLLLEQECLEHSNLYDLLNG
- the bioV gene encoding pimelyl-ACP methyl ester esterase BioV; the encoded protein is MRFFSGFGFVNESVLFEEWLLKGAYDVSGFSMGAIKAIEYAYNEILQQRRINSLLLFSPCMLAHKSLAFKRLQLSSFQKDPQSYMDNFYQAVGLSVQLERFKKMGSLEELEFLLDYKYSDPTIRFLLEKGVKIEVFIGLKDKITDIQALLEFFIPLVQVWQFKDYNHLLQKS
- a CDS encoding DUF4149 domain-containing protein → MKKFGLGVYLLLLGILGGSLITLGVIVAPIVFKASSILPELNLTPFESGKLMSQIFVRFNFLLGAIGFVVLLYEIISFIYSKRSFVYLILGVAIGALCLLFVFYYTPYILNAQKVGEVALQSAEFARSHAQSEWLFKELLVLVCALFFWRLFGKNAV